From a single Desulfitibacter sp. BRH_c19 genomic region:
- a CDS encoding trimethylamine methyltransferase has product MIKSRVNAITQEQIKQIHNSACEILEDAGVVVHHDEALELLKSAGCVVENSNRVYIPTGLVEKSISTVPSRVTLYDRNGNPKIFMQEWEISFGTGSDTINYLDPYTKERRKWLKKDVEDAVKVCDYLPHIDFIMSMGNLVDVNKHMINREQYALMLLNSTKPQVVIAEDDKTLEDIIEMAAAAVGGREVLKRKPLFMVYCEPTSPLQLPYESVAKVLLAAETNIPTNFACGGLSGGTVPMTVSGSVLQAHTEALSGLVIHQLKNPGAPFVYGYGITPLDMKTLQSVYTSAESMVAQGMLCDIARYFNFPSWGYAGCSSSKTVDEQAVMEATMFTLMGALQGCNLMHDIFYLEFGLTGALEMIVISDDTINRVKHMIKGVDTSREALGTDTIKMVGPGGNFMGTQHTVENFRKGWSTELCDLQGFEGWERSGKLTLFERANQKVKEIIESHQPEPVCESIITKVIKILEDAERKL; this is encoded by the coding sequence ATGATAAAAAGTAGGGTCAATGCTATAACACAAGAACAAATAAAACAAATTCACAATTCAGCATGTGAGATTTTAGAAGATGCTGGAGTTGTAGTCCATCACGATGAAGCACTAGAATTATTAAAAAGTGCGGGTTGTGTTGTTGAAAACAGCAACCGAGTATATATTCCTACTGGGTTGGTGGAAAAGTCCATTAGCACAGTTCCTTCAAGAGTTACATTGTATGATAGAAATGGTAACCCTAAAATCTTTATGCAAGAATGGGAAATAAGCTTTGGTACTGGTTCAGACACAATAAACTATTTAGATCCATATACAAAAGAGAGAAGAAAATGGCTTAAAAAAGATGTGGAAGATGCTGTAAAGGTATGCGATTATTTGCCACATATTGATTTTATAATGTCAATGGGAAACCTTGTTGATGTAAATAAACACATGATAAATCGGGAACAATATGCTCTTATGCTTTTAAATAGTACTAAACCTCAGGTTGTAATAGCTGAGGATGATAAGACTCTAGAAGATATAATAGAAATGGCTGCTGCAGCAGTTGGTGGAAGAGAGGTCTTAAAACGCAAGCCGCTTTTCATGGTGTATTGCGAGCCAACATCACCACTTCAGTTGCCTTATGAATCAGTTGCCAAGGTTCTTTTAGCGGCAGAAACAAATATACCAACCAATTTTGCATGTGGAGGTTTAAGTGGTGGGACAGTACCCATGACAGTAAGCGGAAGCGTCTTGCAGGCCCATACAGAAGCCTTAAGTGGACTAGTAATTCATCAGTTAAAAAACCCAGGTGCACCTTTTGTATATGGCTATGGTATTACACCTCTTGATATGAAAACCTTACAATCAGTTTATACTTCTGCAGAATCTATGGTTGCACAGGGCATGCTATGTGATATAGCTAGGTATTTTAATTTCCCATCATGGGGCTATGCTGGGTGTAGTAGCTCCAAGACTGTCGATGAACAAGCTGTAATGGAAGCGACTATGTTTACTCTTATGGGAGCTCTACAGGGCTGCAACCTTATGCATGATATATTTTATTTAGAGTTTGGTTTAACAGGGGCTCTGGAAATGATTGTGATTAGTGATGACACTATCAATAGGGTAAAGCATATGATTAAAGGAGTTGACACAAGTAGAGAGGCTTTAGGAACAGATACCATAAAAATGGTTGGTCCTGGTGGAAACTTCATGGGAACCCAGCATACTGTAGAGAATTTTAGAAAAGGCTGGTCAACAGAACTGTGTGATCTTCAAGGTTTTGAAGGATGGGAAAGAAGTGGGAAATTGACACTATTTGAGCGAGCTAATCAAAAGGTTAAAGAGATTATAGAATCTCATCAACCGGAGCCTGTATGTGAATCTATAATCACAAAGGTAATAAAAATATTAGAAGATGCAGAACGAAAGTTATAG